A DNA window from Vigna unguiculata cultivar IT97K-499-35 chromosome 10, ASM411807v1, whole genome shotgun sequence contains the following coding sequences:
- the LOC114167085 gene encoding probable serine/threonine-protein kinase PBL19, translating into MKCFYYFKDKSRNGRQRSAPELKEKEKLDFSGAERVTKSSSSSASPRGIPELYEEKGQNLRVFSLSELKRATSDFNRLFKIGEGGFGSVFKGSVQPADGNGNPVVVAIKRLNKDALQGHKQWLTEVQFLGVVEHPNLVKLIGYCALDDERGIQRLLVYEYMPNKSLEFHLFNKAYDPLPWKTRLEIALGAAQGLTYLHEELEIQVIYRDFKSSNILLDEEYKPKLSDFGLAREGPVAGDTHVSTAVMGTYGYAAPDYIETGHLTAKSDVWSFGVVLYEMLTGRRSMERNRPKSEKKLLEWVKQYPPDSKKFETIIDQRLQGEYSKNGARKLAKLADHCLRKSAKDRPTMSQVVERLKQIMEDSDEADDRSVEVSENGEAEAEVKGNQLGSSELWKKRMEHLAKLGERVESASRKRFMILQRANVSS; encoded by the exons ATGAAGTGCTTTTACTATTTCAAAGACAAATCTAGAAACGGTAGGCAAAGGTCAGCACCTGAActgaaggagaaggagaaacTGGACTTTTCAGGGGCTGAGAGGGTCACCAAGTCTTCAAGCTCATCTGCTTCACCCCGCGGTATACCGGAACTGTATGAGGAGAAGGGTCAGAATCTGAGGGTCTTCTCCCTCTCAGAGCTCAAGCGTGCAACAAGTGATTTCAACAGGCTTTTTAAGATAGGAGAAGGTGGATTTGGCAGTGTGTTTAAAGGTTCAGTGCAGCCTGCTGATGGGAATGGGAATCCTGTTGTAGTTGCCATCAAAAGACTTAACAAGGATGCATTACAG GGTCATAAGCAATGGTTGACTGAAGTTCAATTTCTTGGTGTTGTGGAACACCCAAATCTTGTCAAGCTTATTGGATACTGTGCTTTGGATGACGAACGAGGCATCCAGAGACTACTCGTGTATGAATACATGCCGAACAAAAGTTTAGAGTTTCATCTTTTCAATAAAGCTTATGATCCTCTTCCTTGGAAAACTAGACTTGAAATAGCACTTGGAGCAGCTCAAGGGTTAACTTATCTTCATGAAGAATTAGAAATTCAG GTGATATATCGAGATTTtaaatcttcaaatatattaCTGGATGAAGAGTATAAGCCAAAGCTTTCTGATTTTGGACTTGCTAGGGAGGGACCAGTAGCTGGTGATACTCATGTTTCAACAGCT GTGATGGGGACATATGGTTATGCTGCTCCAGATTACATTGAGACAGGTCATCTCACAGCCAAGAGTGATGTGTGGAGTTTTGGAGTGGTTTTATATGAAATGCTTACTGGCAGGCGTTCAATGGAAAGAAACAGGCCAAAATCAGAGAAGAAACTGCTGGAGTGGGTGAAGCAATACCCTCCTGACAGCAAGAAGTTTGAGACAATAATCGATCAGCGACTTCAGGGAGAGTATTCCAAGAACGGAGCAAGAAAACTGGCGAAACTCGCCGATCATTGCCTGCGAAAGAGCGCGAAAGATCGGCCGACGATGAGTCAGGTGGTGGAGAGACTGAAGCAGATAATGGAAGACAGTGATGAGGCAGATGACAGAAGTGTAGAGGTATCAGAAAATGGTGAAGCTGAAGCTGAAGTGAAGGGAAATCAATTAGGCTCTTCAGAGTTGTGGAAAAAGAGGATGGAACATCTTGCAAAACTTGGTGAACGTGTGGAGAGTGCTAGCAGAAAAAGATTTATGATCCTTCAGAGAGCCAATGTGTCCTCATAG